A genome region from Phoenix dactylifera cultivar Barhee BC4 chromosome 18, palm_55x_up_171113_PBpolish2nd_filt_p, whole genome shotgun sequence includes the following:
- the LOC120104476 gene encoding uncharacterized protein LOC120104476, which produces MTLYKATAKILAVRLRDILPRLISPEQRAFVGGRSITDNVLIAQEFMFDLRRAPMRRSLMGIKLDMERAYGRMRWDLVQQSLQGFGWRSREMDQLGHGMCAGCFFRHFGEWNVILFL; this is translated from the coding sequence ATGACCCTGTACAAGGCTACGGCAAAGATACTTGCTGTTAGGTTGAGGGACATTCTTCCGAGGTTGATTAGTCCGGAGCAGAGGGCTTTTGTGGGAGGACGGAGTATCACAGATAATGTGCTTATTGCTCAGGAGTTTATGTTTGACCTTCGCAGGGCCCCGATGAGGAGGAGTTTGATGGGAatcaagcttgatatggagagggcctacGGCAGGATGAGATGGGATCTTGTGCAGCAGTCTTTGCAGGGATTTGGATGGCGTTCTCGAGAGATGGATCAGCTGGGTCATGGGATGTGTGCGGGGTGCTTCTTTCGCCATTTTGGTGAATGGAACGTCATCCTGTTTCTTTGA
- the LOC103715826 gene encoding homeobox-leucine zipper protein HAT4-like, translated as MMQEKVDLRLSLSLHPSQNPFPLPSSTYSHSPFPLCQKPQWINNLLHSSVEEAQPMLKGIDVNRKPGAESVLEEEEGEEASSPGSTLSSVSGKRSERDPFSSGVVVHGLERTSSRGVSDEEDGEGSRKKLRLSKEQSAVLEECFKEHNTLSPKQKIALAKQLNLRPRQVEVWFQNRRARTKLKQNEVDCEYLKRWCERLTQENRRLQKEAAELRALKLLSPMQLPVNMMPPTTLTICPSCQRVISPSKSSNSSSTTATATSSSPPANRQHHRLFLAAPYSNPNPWALAPFGSAYLNRSS; from the exons atgatgcaagaaaagGTTGATCTACGCCTTAGCTTGAGCCTCCACCCTTCTCAAAACCCCTTCCCCCTGCCTTCTTCCACCTACTCTCATTCCCCATTCCCCCTCTGCCAAAAGCCACAATGGATCAataatcttcttcattcttcaG TAGAGGAGGCGCAGCCGATGCTGAAGGGGATCGATGTGAACCGGAAGCCGGGGGCAGAGAGTGttctcgaggaggaggagggggaggaggcgtCGTCACCCGGTAGCACGCTTTCGAGTGTGAGTGGAAAGAGGAGTGAGAGAGATCCATTTTCCAGTGGCGTCGTGGTTCATGGGCTTGAGAGGACGAGCTCGAGAGGGGTCAGTGATGAGGAGGATGGAGAGGGCTCACGGAAGAAGCTCCGGCTCTCCAAGGAGCAGTCTGCTGTTCTTGAGGAGTGCTTCAAGGAGCACAATACCCTTAGTCCA AAGCAGAAGATTGCGTTGGCAAAACAGCTCAACCTTAGGCCAAGGCAGGTGGAAGTGTGGTTCCAGAACAGAAGAGCAAG GACCAAGCTGAAGCAGAATGAGGTGGATTGTGAGTACTTGAAGAGGTGGTGTGAGAGGCTGACACAAGAAAACAGAAGGTTACAGAAGGAAGCTGCCGAGCTGAGGGCGCTGAAGCTGCTGTCACCGATGCAGCTGCCGGTGAACATGATGCCTCCCACCACCCTCACCATCTGTCCTTCTTGCCAGCGAGTGATCTCCCCCTCAAAGTCATCcaactcctcctccaccaccgccaccgccaccTCTTCGTCTCCACCGGCAAACCGCCAGCACCACCGCTTGTTCCTTGCCGCGCCCTACTCGAATCCAAATCCATGGGCCTTGGCTCCTTTTGGATCTGCCTATCTCAATCGCAGCTCCTAA
- the LOC103715812 gene encoding phosphatidylinositol N-acetylglucosaminyltransferase subunit C, whose protein sequence is MMKGAADRISHRPKWKKVAYGGMQPGYNDNYSDESFLEAMVMNANVVKRDLFKVMQDSVSISQYLCIVALVISVWIHTLGSVIDETSLLKLDVGLLALGFSVLLLTTSQLSQQLLSRYLLNISFFISGLYILAPIYHTLTRSISSDSIYALTVSLLVVHLFLHDYSGSTIRPPGALNNPTLASNISLNASIVASVLVASRLPSRLHVFAIMFFSLQIFLFAPLIAFCIKKYSFRLHMWFSFALMIMTLSVVFQLHRMLFVLLLGLLVFVSVVCPYWLIRIQEYKFEINGPWDEAKLCFDITE, encoded by the coding sequence ATGATGAAGGGTGCTGCAGACAGGATATCACATCGTCCAAAGTGGAAGAAAGTAGCCTACGGAGGAATGCAGCCGGGGTACAATGATAACTACAGTGATGAGTCATTCCTTGAAGCAATGGTTATGAATGCTAATGTTGTAAAGAGGGATCTGTTTAAGGTGATGCAAGACTCCGTTTCCATATCTCAGTATCTTTGCATCGTTGCTCTGGTGATTTCTGTCTGGATTCATACATTGGGTTCAGTCATTGATGAGACCTCTCTCCTTAAACTCGATGTTGGCCTTCTAGCACTCGGCTTTTCAGTTCTTTTGCTTACGACAAGTCAGCTTTCTCAGCAGCTTCTCTCTCGATATCTTCTTAACATTTCCTTCTTCATCAGTGGCTTGTACATTTTAGCGCCTATATATCATACACTCACCAGGTCTATCAGCTCAGACTCTATATATGCACTCACTGTGTCGCTTCTTGTGGTCCATCTCTTCTTGCACGACTACTCTGGTTCCACAATAAGACCCCCTGGTGCTCTGAACAATCCAACCTTGGCCAGCAACATTTCTTTGAATGCATCAATAGTAGCTTCAGTTCTAGTGGCTTCACGCCTCCCATCTAGGCTTCATGTCTTTGCCATAATGTTCTTTTCCCTGCAAATCTTCCTTTTTGCGCCGCTCATCGCATTCTGCATTAAGAAATACTCCTTCAGACTGCATATGTGGTTCTCATTTGCATTGATGATTATGACCTTGAGCGTTGTGTTCCAGTTGCATCGCATGCTCTTTGTTCTTTTGCTGGGTCTTCTGGTTTTCGTATCGGTTGTTTGCCCCTACTGGCTTATAAGGATACAGGAATACAAGTTTGAGATAAATGGTCCCTGGGATGAAGCTAAGCTCTGCTTTGATATAACTGAGTGA